A genomic segment from Sulfuritalea hydrogenivorans sk43H encodes:
- a CDS encoding HpcH/HpaI aldolase family protein: MNRLKAVREIRAQLKSGGHSIGSWMQIPHPAIAEIMGQGGYDWVAVDMEHGAVAIHQLPDLFRALELGGTLPLVRLAHGQPKDCKQALDAGAGGVIVPMIESAEQLAGVRDACRWPPAGTRGVGFSRANLFGKHFDAYREEAQAPLLVAMIEHHRAVANLEGILAVDGLDAILIGPYDLSASMGLTAQFDHPEFCAVMEKIRALAEAHAVPAGLHVVAPSRDELNRRLDEGYRFLAYSIDAVMLNSVVSHGVD, encoded by the coding sequence ATGAATAGATTGAAAGCCGTCCGGGAAATCCGCGCACAACTGAAAAGCGGCGGCCACTCCATTGGCAGCTGGATGCAGATCCCGCATCCGGCTATCGCCGAAATCATGGGGCAGGGCGGCTATGACTGGGTGGCCGTGGATATGGAGCATGGGGCGGTTGCCATCCATCAACTGCCGGACCTGTTCCGTGCGCTCGAACTGGGCGGAACCTTGCCGCTGGTACGCCTCGCCCATGGTCAGCCGAAGGATTGCAAGCAGGCACTGGATGCCGGTGCCGGCGGGGTGATCGTGCCCATGATCGAAAGCGCGGAGCAGTTGGCTGGCGTGCGCGATGCCTGTCGCTGGCCTCCGGCCGGAACCCGTGGCGTCGGCTTCTCGCGGGCCAATCTCTTCGGCAAGCACTTCGATGCCTATCGCGAGGAGGCGCAAGCCCCCCTGCTGGTGGCCATGATCGAGCATCATCGCGCCGTGGCGAATCTGGAGGGCATTCTTGCGGTCGATGGACTGGATGCCATACTGATCGGACCTTATGATCTGTCGGCATCAATGGGACTGACTGCGCAGTTTGATCATCCAGAGTTTTGTGCTGTGATGGAGAAGATTCGTGCACTTGCGGAAGCCCATGCTGTACCCGCCGGCCTCCATGTCGTGGCGCCCTCCCGGGATGAACTTAACCGCCGGCTTGACGAGGGCTACCGGTTTCTGGCTTATTCAATTGATGCGGTGATGTTGAACAGTGTTGTCAGTCATGGAGTCGATTGA
- a CDS encoding HAD family hydrolase has protein sequence MSTARQIDIGKLLSAASLIFWDFDGVIKDSVEAKSDAFETLFLPYGCAVAARVRKHHEANGGVSRFEKIPLYLAWVEEPATDARVREFCEHFSALAMQAVIDSPWVPGVREYLANHHTRQYFVLVSATPQDEIQQILDALDLTHCFREIHGAPKKKADALKDVLSHLQLNPSQAIMVGDAETDLIAAQNHDVPFLLRRTLFNRDLQDRFAGPMFENLTHE, from the coding sequence ATGAGTACTGCGCGTCAAATTGACATAGGCAAACTCTTGTCAGCGGCCTCACTCATTTTCTGGGACTTTGACGGCGTCATCAAGGACTCTGTCGAGGCGAAGTCGGATGCGTTCGAGACCTTATTTCTTCCCTATGGCTGTGCCGTTGCCGCGCGGGTCCGGAAACACCATGAGGCGAACGGCGGGGTTTCACGCTTTGAGAAGATTCCGCTTTACCTCGCCTGGGTGGAGGAGCCGGCGACAGACGCGCGGGTGCGTGAGTTCTGCGAACATTTTTCCGCCCTCGCCATGCAAGCAGTGATCGATTCGCCATGGGTTCCAGGCGTTCGCGAGTATCTGGCGAATCACCATACCCGACAGTACTTCGTTCTTGTTTCGGCTACCCCTCAGGACGAGATTCAGCAAATTCTTGACGCGCTCGACCTAACCCATTGTTTCCGTGAGATTCATGGCGCGCCGAAAAAAAAGGCTGATGCACTAAAGGATGTTTTAAGCCATTTACAATTGAATCCAAGCCAGGCGATTATGGTGGGCGATGCGGAAACCGACCTGATTGCCGCCCAAAACCACGACGTTCCTTTCCTGTTGCGCCGTACCCTCTTTAACCGGGACCTTCAGGACCGCTTTGCCGGCCCGATGTTCGAGAATCTGACCCATGAATAG
- a CDS encoding acyltransferase: MWLIDRLRLALDAFLSPWPTAMGGQYLRRAFWRSRFAYCGGGVRFDAQLVIMGFAAIRIGEGTSIMSGSYLYANEGGNLSIGSYCSFNHNVLIGAASGEIVIGNDVLIGPNVVLRASDHEFADASVPIRKQGHRRGKIVIGDNVWLAANVIVTSGVTIGSGCVVGAGSVVTSDLPSMTVCVGNPARPIRSRLARAVDS, translated from the coding sequence ATGTGGCTGATTGATCGACTGCGTTTAGCACTTGATGCGTTTCTGAGCCCTTGGCCAACCGCTATGGGTGGTCAATACCTTCGTCGCGCTTTCTGGAGAAGTCGTTTTGCATATTGTGGTGGAGGGGTGCGTTTCGATGCGCAATTGGTCATTATGGGTTTTGCCGCCATACGAATTGGAGAAGGAACTTCCATCATGAGCGGCTCCTACCTTTATGCCAACGAAGGTGGAAATCTGAGTATCGGATCGTATTGTTCTTTCAACCACAATGTATTGATCGGTGCGGCGAGTGGCGAAATAGTCATTGGCAACGATGTATTGATCGGCCCGAATGTAGTGCTCCGAGCGTCGGATCATGAGTTCGCCGATGCCAGCGTGCCAATTCGCAAGCAAGGCCATCGCCGGGGGAAAATTGTGATTGGCGACAATGTATGGTTGGCGGCGAACGTGATCGTTACTTCGGGTGTAACAATTGGATCAGGTTGTGTGGTGGGTGCCGGCAGCGTTGTAACAAGCGATTTGCCTTCGATGACCGTATGTGTTGGCAATCCGGCACGGCCAATTCGTTCAAGATTGGCGCGCGCAGTAGATTCGTAA
- a CDS encoding NAD-dependent epimerase/dehydratase family protein, producing the protein MKNVCVIGGSGFLGSHVADALSATGHRVRIYDQKVSPWLNGDQEMVIGDLLDARKLDDAIAGADYVYNFAALADLNQALDKPLETVRINVLGNAQVLESCRAHRVERFIYASTVYVYSREGGFYRCSKQAAEHYVEEYQRVYGLDYTILRYGSLYGPRADETNGLYRIVRGALETGVLRYEGSPDTLREYIHVEDAARASVAALGDEFRNQSVVLTGQEPMRVLDLLEMLAEILGLTNAVEFVAGDQPGHYVRTPYAYQPKLGRKYVPPMHVDLGQGLLQLIDHVRGGR; encoded by the coding sequence GTGAAAAATGTTTGCGTAATCGGCGGTTCCGGTTTTCTCGGCAGCCATGTAGCGGATGCACTTAGCGCGACCGGGCATCGGGTACGCATCTACGACCAGAAAGTTTCGCCCTGGCTGAACGGCGACCAGGAAATGGTCATCGGTGATCTGCTGGATGCCCGCAAGCTCGATGACGCCATTGCGGGGGCCGACTACGTCTATAACTTCGCGGCGCTGGCCGATCTCAACCAGGCACTCGACAAGCCCCTGGAAACTGTGCGGATCAACGTGCTCGGCAACGCCCAGGTGCTGGAATCATGCCGCGCGCACCGTGTCGAACGCTTCATCTACGCCAGCACCGTCTATGTCTACAGCCGCGAGGGCGGTTTTTATCGCTGCAGCAAGCAGGCTGCCGAGCATTATGTCGAGGAATACCAGCGCGTCTATGGCCTTGACTACACGATCCTGCGCTATGGATCGCTCTATGGGCCGCGCGCCGACGAAACCAACGGCCTGTACCGGATCGTCAGGGGCGCATTGGAAACTGGCGTGCTGCGATACGAGGGCAGTCCCGACACCCTGCGCGAATACATCCATGTCGAGGATGCGGCGCGGGCCAGCGTGGCGGCACTCGGCGACGAGTTCCGCAACCAGAGCGTCGTGCTGACGGGGCAGGAGCCGATGCGCGTACTCGACCTGCTGGAGATGCTTGCCGAGATACTGGGCCTCACGAACGCCGTGGAATTCGTTGCAGGCGACCAGCCGGGCCACTATGTACGTACACCCTATGCCTATCAGCCGAAACTCGGCCGGAAGTATGTACCGCCGATGCACGTGGATTTAGGGCAAGGCTTGTTGCAACTGATCGATCATGTGCGCGGAGGCAGATAA
- a CDS encoding phosphoglycerate dehydrogenase, translating into MPKVLITTVPFGDKNRLPIEQLDAAGIEYLVNPIGRKLREEELAEMVTDFDVLIAGTEPITERVMRRASRLKLISRVGIGLDSVDLLAAERRGIQVSYTPDAPAPAVAELTIGLMLSLLRSIHTVNARMHSGEWHRYFGRRIAEITIGVIGAGRIGGQVLDCLGGFGRPRILVNDLRPNLRPERDTAIEWVGKEDIYRSADVITLHVPLTAQTKNMIRREQLLQMKQDAIIINTSRGGIVNEHDLAQVLDTGHLAGAAIDVFEQEPYAGDLVRSDRCLLTSHMGSMSVDCRMRMEIEATEEAIRFLTGQMLQGLVPPDEYEVQRQGL; encoded by the coding sequence ATGCCCAAGGTGCTGATCACCACCGTGCCTTTCGGAGACAAGAACCGCCTGCCGATAGAGCAACTCGACGCTGCCGGCATCGAATACCTGGTCAATCCGATCGGACGCAAGCTCAGGGAAGAGGAGCTTGCGGAGATGGTGACCGATTTCGATGTCCTGATTGCCGGTACCGAGCCGATCACCGAGCGGGTCATGCGCCGTGCCAGCCGCCTGAAACTGATTTCGCGCGTCGGCATCGGCCTGGACAGCGTCGATTTGCTGGCGGCAGAGCGGCGTGGCATCCAGGTCAGCTACACGCCGGATGCGCCGGCTCCGGCCGTGGCGGAACTGACGATTGGCCTGATGCTGTCGCTGCTACGCTCGATCCACACAGTCAATGCCCGCATGCATAGTGGTGAATGGCATCGCTACTTCGGGCGTCGCATTGCCGAAATCACCATCGGCGTGATCGGCGCCGGCCGCATCGGCGGGCAGGTGCTCGATTGCCTCGGCGGTTTCGGTCGGCCGCGCATCCTGGTCAATGATCTGCGGCCAAACCTCCGGCCGGAACGGGACACGGCGATCGAATGGGTCGGCAAGGAGGATATCTATCGCAGCGCGGACGTCATCACCCTGCACGTCCCGCTGACGGCCCAGACCAAGAACATGATCAGGCGCGAGCAGTTGCTGCAGATGAAGCAGGATGCAATTATCATCAACACATCGCGCGGCGGTATCGTCAATGAACACGATCTGGCACAGGTGCTCGACACCGGGCACCTGGCCGGCGCAGCCATCGACGTGTTCGAGCAGGAGCCCTATGCCGGCGACCTGGTGCGGAGCGACCGCTGCCTGCTTACCTCGCACATGGGGTCGATGTCGGTAGACTGCCGCATGCGGATGGAAATAGAGGCGACCGAGGAGGCCATCCGGTTCCTGACCGGACAGATGCTGCAGGGACTCGTGCCGCCGGACGAATACGAAGTGCAAAGGCAGGGGTTGTGA
- the pgl gene encoding 6-phosphogluconolactonase has protein sequence MAGNRGRAMNGQAWTFPADVWPQAAAGLVQQRVAAGLRERGECSVMLTGGRSAGSLYRAWAAMPDFRQLAGIAFYFGDERCVAADHPASNYDMARQTLFRNGLPAGCRVFRMEADTPDHDAAARRYEQILPEQLDVLLLGVGEDGHVASLFPGSPALHERLRRVVPVVGPKPPPQRLTITPPVIARAKTVFVLATGLAKARVWEMAMLDPADADNLPARLVLNANWLLDAAPPGGLFIE, from the coding sequence ATGGCCGGCAACCGGGGGCGGGCCATGAACGGCCAAGCATGGACGTTTCCTGCTGACGTCTGGCCGCAGGCCGCAGCCGGCCTCGTCCAGCAGCGGGTCGCCGCCGGCTTGCGCGAACGTGGCGAATGCAGCGTCATGCTCACGGGCGGCCGCAGTGCGGGAAGTCTTTACCGGGCCTGGGCTGCGATGCCTGATTTTCGGCAGTTGGCGGGCATAGCGTTCTATTTCGGCGATGAGCGCTGCGTCGCCGCCGACCATCCTGCCAGCAACTACGACATGGCAAGACAGACGCTTTTCCGCAACGGCCTGCCCGCCGGTTGTCGGGTTTTCCGCATGGAAGCCGACACACCCGACCACGATGCTGCGGCACGCCGTTATGAGCAGATACTTCCGGAACAGTTGGATGTATTGCTGCTTGGAGTCGGTGAGGACGGACATGTGGCCTCGCTGTTTCCCGGCAGTCCGGCGTTGCACGAACGGCTGCGCCGCGTGGTACCGGTGGTCGGACCCAAGCCGCCCCCGCAACGGCTGACTATCACTCCCCCGGTTATCGCGCGGGCGAAAACAGTATTTGTGCTGGCCACCGGTCTTGCAAAGGCGCGGGTTTGGGAGATGGCCATGCTCGATCCGGCCGATGCGGACAACCTGCCGGCGCGGCTGGTGCTGAATGCAAACTGGTTGCTGGATGCAGCGCCACCCGGAGGATTATTCATTGAATGA
- a CDS encoding SGNH/GDSL hydrolase family protein gives MIQLIIAVALLAFAIDIYFGLSRRTRGMQFRFSRYNMYTLQPGTFSVTLSKHYYNLPDNQDVACRFEIAPYGYLDAIRPCENILVGGSAAFGVGSPGNAWNVSGHLREKYLADVINLAIPGWNIEQEVITLLRHLDAIRPKRILLFDGANNLALALPFDYHGYPTSADALAFYGERKYAQAIDEHFDTAPDVRRRATMLVREMLRHSVIARAVYRVAGGQQAAKASAAATGGVDVDAQAAVAVENYLAWLKVLVAVAAARGIEIHCILQPYYSYGRDGAEARNFHFYSINDTFDRYMVAAYGRLDSALSEFAGITYHPVFKEMAAESVGLFTDAVHLNGTGYGVIADKISGIVLGSRHDKETR, from the coding sequence ATGATCCAACTCATCATCGCCGTCGCTCTCCTGGCTTTCGCCATCGACATCTACTTCGGCCTGTCGCGCCGGACCCGGGGCATGCAGTTCCGGTTCTCCAGGTACAACATGTACACCCTGCAGCCGGGGACGTTCAGCGTCACGCTGTCGAAGCATTACTACAACCTCCCGGACAATCAGGATGTCGCCTGCAGGTTCGAGATCGCCCCGTACGGCTACTTGGATGCCATCCGGCCATGCGAAAACATCCTCGTCGGTGGCAGTGCAGCCTTCGGCGTTGGCAGCCCGGGCAATGCCTGGAACGTCAGCGGCCACCTGCGCGAGAAATACCTGGCCGATGTGATCAACCTGGCGATTCCCGGCTGGAACATCGAGCAGGAAGTGATTACCTTGCTGCGCCATCTCGATGCGATCAGGCCGAAGCGGATACTGCTGTTCGATGGCGCCAACAACCTTGCCCTGGCCTTGCCGTTTGACTACCACGGTTACCCGACCAGTGCGGATGCGCTGGCCTTTTATGGCGAGAGAAAATATGCACAGGCGATCGACGAACATTTCGACACCGCCCCGGATGTTCGCCGTCGTGCGACCATGCTGGTGCGCGAGATGCTGCGGCACTCAGTGATCGCCCGTGCCGTCTATCGTGTCGCGGGCGGACAGCAGGCGGCAAAGGCATCTGCCGCTGCGACGGGCGGGGTCGATGTCGATGCGCAGGCAGCCGTGGCGGTGGAAAACTATCTCGCCTGGCTGAAAGTACTCGTTGCAGTCGCGGCGGCGCGGGGAATCGAGATCCACTGCATCCTGCAGCCGTACTATTCGTACGGGAGGGATGGCGCGGAGGCACGCAACTTCCACTTCTACAGCATCAACGATACGTTTGATCGCTACATGGTTGCAGCATACGGCAGGCTGGATTCGGCATTGTCTGAGTTTGCGGGAATCACCTACCACCCTGTCTTCAAGGAAATGGCGGCGGAAAGCGTCGGCCTGTTTACGGACGCCGTTCATCTCAACGGAACCGGCTATGGCGTGATCGCCGACAAGATCAGCGGTATTGTTCTGGGGTCAAGGCATGATAAAGAAACTCGTTGA
- a CDS encoding carbamoyltransferase family protein translates to MYILGISGGYHDAAAALLKNDNLLAAAQEERFTRIKHDPGFPANSIRYCLEQAGIRMDQVDRVVFYDSPSLKFKRIARTILDNFPRSIPFSFRVLPKWLGGELYWKRRLCDEFRAHFGCEIAKERISNICHHRSHAASAFYPSPFSDAAVLVMDGVGEFATTSIWHGQGKSLTQIMQVEFPHSLGLLYSAFTYYTGFKVNSGEYKVMGLAPYGSPRYVALIKEKLIDIREDGTFRLNMEYFDYAIGSKMTSEKFHDLFGGPPRKPESELTQREMDLARSVQEVTEEIMLRLAQTAKQATGSANLCLAGGVALNCVGNGRILQQKIFERMWIQPAAGDAGGSVGAAMDFYYAERAAERYAGPAAGDRMKGSYLGPQFSNESVRTTLSALKATFHQYDELEQLLDVASTALAEGKVVGWHQGRMEFGPRALGARSILGDPRNPQMQSVMNLKIKQRESFRPFAPSVLQEKARDYFELAQDSPYMLIVASIAADLRIPMTAEHERLFGIEKLNIPRSTIPAVTHIDYSARVQTVHRETNPRYHRLIEKFFEKTGCAVIVNTSFNVRGEPIVCTPEDSYRCFMRTEMDVLVLEDFVIYKNEQKNYVETDEKWRSKFVLD, encoded by the coding sequence ATGTATATATTAGGAATATCCGGTGGTTATCACGATGCCGCCGCCGCGCTCCTGAAAAACGACAACCTGCTGGCCGCCGCCCAGGAGGAGCGCTTCACGAGAATCAAGCACGATCCGGGTTTTCCCGCGAATTCGATCCGCTACTGCCTGGAGCAGGCCGGAATCCGCATGGATCAGGTGGATCGGGTCGTGTTTTATGACAGCCCCAGCCTCAAGTTCAAAAGAATCGCCAGAACGATTCTGGACAATTTTCCCCGCAGCATTCCCTTTTCCTTTCGCGTGCTGCCCAAATGGCTCGGCGGAGAGCTTTACTGGAAGCGGCGGCTGTGCGACGAGTTCCGTGCGCATTTCGGCTGCGAGATTGCCAAGGAGAGAATCTCGAATATTTGTCACCATCGCTCTCACGCCGCCAGTGCTTTCTATCCGTCGCCGTTTTCTGATGCCGCGGTTCTGGTCATGGACGGCGTCGGGGAGTTCGCCACGACTTCAATTTGGCATGGGCAAGGCAAATCGCTAACCCAGATCATGCAAGTGGAATTTCCCCATTCCCTTGGCCTACTCTACTCCGCCTTTACCTACTACACCGGCTTCAAGGTCAATAGCGGCGAGTACAAGGTCATGGGGCTGGCCCCCTACGGCAGTCCACGCTATGTCGCCCTGATCAAGGAAAAGCTGATCGATATCCGGGAGGACGGCACTTTTCGCCTGAATATGGAATATTTCGACTACGCCATCGGCAGCAAGATGACCAGCGAGAAGTTCCATGACCTGTTTGGCGGGCCGCCACGCAAGCCCGAAAGCGAACTGACCCAGAGGGAGATGGACCTCGCCAGGTCGGTACAGGAGGTCACGGAGGAAATCATGCTGCGCCTGGCGCAGACCGCGAAACAGGCTACCGGCAGCGCTAATCTCTGTCTGGCGGGCGGAGTGGCGCTCAATTGCGTGGGTAACGGCCGCATCCTTCAGCAAAAAATTTTCGAGCGGATGTGGATCCAGCCGGCCGCAGGGGATGCCGGTGGATCGGTGGGCGCCGCCATGGATTTTTACTACGCCGAGAGAGCGGCAGAACGGTACGCCGGGCCAGCAGCCGGCGACCGCATGAAGGGCAGCTATCTGGGTCCGCAATTCAGCAACGAAAGCGTACGTACCACCCTGTCCGCGCTCAAAGCGACGTTCCACCAGTACGATGAGCTGGAACAATTACTGGATGTTGCCAGCACCGCGCTGGCGGAGGGCAAGGTGGTCGGTTGGCATCAGGGACGCATGGAGTTCGGTCCCCGCGCACTCGGGGCAAGAAGCATCTTGGGGGATCCGCGCAACCCGCAGATGCAGTCGGTCATGAACCTGAAGATCAAGCAGCGCGAGTCCTTCCGGCCGTTTGCCCCGAGCGTGCTGCAGGAGAAAGCCCGCGACTATTTCGAACTGGCCCAAGACAGCCCCTACATGCTGATTGTTGCTTCCATCGCCGCCGACCTGAGGATTCCGATGACCGCGGAGCACGAAAGATTGTTCGGCATCGAAAAGTTGAACATACCCCGGTCGACGATTCCAGCGGTGACGCATATCGATTACTCCGCGCGCGTACAGACGGTCCATCGCGAGACCAACCCGCGCTATCACCGCCTGATCGAGAAGTTTTTCGAAAAGACGGGTTGCGCGGTGATCGTGAATACCTCGTTCAACGTGCGCGGCGAACCTATCGTTTGTACCCCCGAGGACAGCTATCGCTGTTTCATGCGCACCGAAATGGATGTGCTGGTTCTGGAAGATTTCGTGATTTACAAGAACGAACAGAAGAACTATGTGGAAACCGACGAGAAGTGGCGCAGCAAGTTCGTGCTGGACTGA
- a CDS encoding lipopolysaccharide biosynthesis protein — protein sequence MKFARQYASKLAGNVVSLVAGMVVLGLVPRTLGPESYGRYEFLTSFFLQVKGYFDAGTSTCFYTRLSQRPGDAGLVVFYRKWFLSASLLMIGGATLLAGTSLGERVWPGEGPMLVGLAACFAVITWWLDITRKMVDAWHLTVRGEMLYASARVVAVSALAATIWLFGLRLEGYFLYQIAALLLAVALLTHLLKRRALAPAGTPPAQPQRAYAREFWDYSHPLLAYASVCTLGVLVDRWVLQTQAGATEQGYFGLAYQVGAVCFLFTSAMTQLLSREFAVAWDLKDMGRMAAMFRRAIPMSYTMAAYFSVFIACHAADVVWLLGGSAWEQGSLVMAVLTLYPMHQTYGQLSGSVYYATGQTRLYRNIGIVGTLTGLPLMLWLVLPTESGGMGLGAAGLSLQIVLTQFIFVNVGLWFNVRLMSLNFWKFFAHQLIVPTTLLLCSLASSTSTSTFAMSRLARLILDGFVYTALVAVVILLVPQLIGLQRGEIGAILRKVPGAK from the coding sequence ATGAAATTCGCTCGTCAGTACGCATCGAAATTAGCTGGCAACGTGGTCAGCCTTGTGGCTGGGATGGTGGTCCTAGGCCTGGTTCCCCGCACGTTGGGTCCGGAGAGCTACGGTCGCTACGAGTTCCTCACCAGCTTCTTCCTGCAGGTCAAGGGTTACTTCGACGCGGGTACATCAACCTGCTTCTACACCCGCCTCTCGCAACGACCGGGCGACGCGGGACTGGTCGTGTTCTACCGAAAATGGTTCCTGAGCGCATCGCTATTGATGATCGGCGGCGCAACACTTCTGGCGGGCACCTCCCTCGGCGAGCGGGTATGGCCCGGAGAGGGGCCCATGCTGGTCGGTCTGGCGGCGTGCTTTGCCGTCATCACTTGGTGGCTGGACATCACCCGCAAGATGGTGGATGCATGGCATCTGACGGTGCGGGGGGAAATGCTCTATGCGTCTGCGCGCGTGGTGGCAGTCTCAGCGCTGGCGGCGACCATCTGGCTCTTTGGCCTGCGACTGGAAGGCTACTTCCTCTACCAGATCGCCGCACTGCTGCTAGCCGTTGCGTTGCTGACCCACCTGCTGAAGCGCCGTGCGCTGGCGCCTGCCGGGACGCCGCCGGCGCAACCTCAACGCGCCTATGCCCGCGAGTTCTGGGACTACTCGCACCCCCTCCTTGCCTATGCTTCAGTATGCACGTTGGGTGTACTGGTGGATCGTTGGGTACTTCAGACCCAAGCGGGGGCCACTGAACAAGGATATTTCGGACTGGCTTACCAGGTTGGCGCCGTGTGCTTCCTGTTCACCAGTGCCATGACTCAGCTTCTGTCCCGTGAATTCGCTGTGGCTTGGGACTTGAAAGACATGGGACGGATGGCGGCGATGTTTCGCCGCGCTATTCCGATGTCTTATACGATGGCAGCCTATTTCTCTGTGTTCATCGCCTGCCATGCCGCAGACGTAGTCTGGCTGCTGGGAGGATCGGCCTGGGAACAGGGATCGCTGGTCATGGCAGTCTTGACGCTTTATCCCATGCACCAGACCTACGGCCAGTTGAGTGGCTCCGTATACTATGCGACCGGCCAGACGAGGCTCTACCGCAACATCGGCATTGTCGGCACGCTCACTGGATTGCCGCTAATGTTGTGGCTGGTGCTGCCGACTGAATCAGGGGGGATGGGTCTGGGTGCCGCCGGCCTGTCGTTGCAGATCGTTCTAACGCAGTTCATCTTCGTCAATGTCGGGTTGTGGTTCAACGTCCGTTTGATGTCATTGAATTTCTGGAAATTTTTCGCTCACCAGTTGATCGTGCCCACGACCCTCCTGCTATGCTCGCTCGCCAGTTCCACATCGACATCGACGTTTGCAATGTCAAGGCTGGCCCGGCTGATCCTGGACGGGTTCGTCTATACCGCTCTCGTTGCGGTGGTGATCCTGCTGGTACCGCAGCTCATCGGGTTACAAAGAGGCGAGATCGGAGCGATTCTGCGCAAGGTGCCGGGGGCAAAATGA
- a CDS encoding LIC12162 family transferase: MSSPSFVWDAEAVATGLEATSRLRPALLARLKRLLDEFHGVSRPIEYHDLVAGMWLENLTHNIYTAWREVLAGSIPADSDPIPIVKSTKHAQQMTVDIGWHRHLRGAVARLLEGGSAESWPVAQDSDYTSSGGRYRGVHKILRGISTGKPKVLLTQPYFKCSRQESMWTLWRWRNWIARDDMTYPISVAATANWNWRKRRSAELPTPPRNFEELVGTLLPLYIPIGLLEGFEDYREAVLSLPLPRPQAVYSANALHAHPTFQILMAEWRQEGTRLLYHQHGGGYGLDPQLVVENYEIRVSDRFYTWGWRRDGSFVHPLSPAMPSVKRKPSSGQILLNCLDLPRMPFRMTFAPMPGTIEIMHRNTCEFLMEYPDRSNLVVRPFNVDYGWGAVESMRAAAPEARFDKSLGPFAAYSSSRLVVHNYLGTAWLETLGLNIPTVVFYNPAAYVYRDETRAGIDALQRVGVLHHSGKDAARFIAGLGQDIEGWWRKPEVQVARHDFVQCYANFSPDWAKQWAREFEAVLDGAR, encoded by the coding sequence ATGAGTTCGCCGTCATTCGTCTGGGACGCCGAGGCTGTCGCAACTGGCCTAGAGGCAACGAGTCGTCTGCGGCCCGCGTTGCTGGCCCGCCTGAAGCGGCTACTCGATGAGTTTCATGGCGTATCGCGCCCGATCGAATACCATGACCTCGTCGCGGGAATGTGGCTTGAAAATCTCACACATAATATCTATACGGCGTGGCGCGAGGTATTGGCGGGCAGCATACCCGCCGACTCCGATCCGATACCGATAGTCAAGAGTACAAAGCATGCCCAACAAATGACGGTAGACATCGGTTGGCATCGTCATCTCCGTGGCGCGGTAGCGCGGTTGCTGGAGGGAGGGTCGGCAGAAAGCTGGCCGGTTGCTCAGGACTCGGATTACACCAGCAGCGGTGGAAGATATCGTGGTGTCCACAAAATATTGCGAGGTATCTCGACCGGCAAGCCAAAGGTACTACTGACACAACCATATTTCAAGTGCTCGCGCCAGGAGTCTATGTGGACACTTTGGCGTTGGCGGAACTGGATCGCGCGGGACGATATGACGTATCCAATATCGGTTGCCGCCACTGCCAACTGGAACTGGCGTAAGAGACGATCTGCAGAGTTGCCAACACCTCCTCGTAATTTTGAGGAACTTGTCGGGACTCTCTTGCCCCTATATATTCCGATCGGATTGCTCGAAGGGTTTGAGGATTATCGTGAGGCTGTCCTCAGTCTGCCTTTACCGAGACCGCAAGCCGTATACAGCGCCAATGCTTTGCATGCACACCCCACTTTCCAGATTCTCATGGCCGAATGGCGCCAAGAGGGAACCCGCCTTCTGTATCACCAACATGGAGGGGGGTATGGACTAGACCCGCAACTCGTTGTGGAAAATTATGAGATTCGGGTTTCCGATCGATTCTATACGTGGGGCTGGAGGCGCGATGGATCATTCGTGCATCCACTTAGCCCGGCAATGCCGTCCGTCAAGCGCAAGCCATCGAGCGGGCAGATACTGTTGAATTGCCTTGACCTTCCCCGGATGCCATTCCGGATGACGTTCGCGCCGATGCCGGGAACCATCGAGATCATGCATCGCAACACTTGCGAATTTCTCATGGAGTACCCGGACCGGTCGAATCTGGTTGTTCGCCCGTTTAATGTCGATTACGGTTGGGGTGCGGTTGAATCAATGCGAGCGGCAGCGCCTGAAGCGAGATTCGACAAAAGCCTCGGCCCTTTCGCGGCTTATTCCTCATCCCGTCTGGTGGTGCATAACTATCTCGGAACAGCGTGGTTGGAAACGTTGGGCTTAAATATTCCGACGGTTGTTTTCTATAACCCTGCGGCCTATGTTTATCGTGACGAGACCCGTGCGGGAATTGACGCATTGCAACGGGTCGGTGTTCTGCATCATTCTGGCAAGGATGCCGCGCGTTTCATTGCCGGTTTGGGTCAAGACATCGAGGGCTGGTGGCGCAAGCCAGAGGTTCAAGTTGCCCGGCACGATTTTGTTCAGTGTTACGCGAATTTTTCGCCGGACTGGGCAAAACAGTGGGCGCGCGAATTTGAAGCTGTACTCGATGGAGCACGCTAG